From Kiloniellales bacterium:
GGTGTCCACCGATCCGACGGTCCAGCTGGTCGGCCGACTGGTCGCCGGCGACCGCCGGGCGTTGAGCCGCGCAATCACCGCGCTGGAGGCGGACAGCGAGCCCGGGCGCGCCCTGCTGCGCGCGCTCCAGCCCCACCTGGGCAACGCGCTGGTGGTCGGCTTCACCGGACCGCCGGGCGCCGGCAAGTCGACCCTGGTCAACGCCTACATCGCCGCCTTGCGCGACGGGGGCCAGTCGGTCGGCGTGATCGCGGTCGACCCCTCGAGCCCGATCTCGGGCGGTGCGATCCTGGGCGACCGGCTGCGCATGGGCCAGCACAGCGGCGACGACGAGGTCTTCATCCGTTCGCTGGCCTCGCGCGGCCATCTCGGCGGCCTCTCGCCGGCGGCGGCGCGCATCGTCGACGCCATGGACGCGGCCGGCAAGGACGTGGTGGTGATCGAGACCGTCGGCACCGGCCAGTCGGAGATCGAGATCGCCGAGGTCGCCGACCTCAAGGTCGTGGTCCTGGCGCCCGGCCTGGGCGACGACATCCAGGCCATGAAGGCGGGCATCCTGGAGATCGCCGACCTTCTGGTGGTCAACAAGGCCGACCTGCCGGCCGCCCTGGCGACCGCGCAACAATTGAAAAGCGCCCTGGCCCTGAAGGCCGAGGGCCGGGACACGCCGGTCCTGCAGACGGTCGCCACCACGGGCAAGGGGGTGGCGGCGCTGGCCGAGGCGCTGGAGGCGCGCGGCACAGGCCTGACCGCCGAGGCGCGCCGGGCCCGCCGGCGGGCCCGCATCCGCCGGGCGCTGGCCACGGCCGCCGCCGCCCTGGTGCGCGACACCGCCCTGGCCGCCGACG
This genomic window contains:
- the meaB gene encoding methylmalonyl Co-A mutase-associated GTPase MeaB — encoded protein: MSTDPTVQLVGRLVAGDRRALSRAITALEADSEPGRALLRALQPHLGNALVVGFTGPPGAGKSTLVNAYIAALRDGGQSVGVIAVDPSSPISGGAILGDRLRMGQHSGDDEVFIRSLASRGHLGGLSPAAARIVDAMDAAGKDVVVIETVGTGQSEIEIAEVADLKVVVLAPGLGDDIQAMKAGILEIADLLVVNKADLPAALATAQQLKSALALKAEGRDTPVLQTVATTGKGVAALAEALEARGTGLTAEARRARRRARIRRALATAAAALVRDTALAADDSEIEKLCRAVAEGDLDLAGAARRAVKRSAKTLD